One genomic window of Monodelphis domestica isolate mMonDom1 chromosome 1, mMonDom1.pri, whole genome shotgun sequence includes the following:
- the TUBB3 gene encoding tubulin beta-3 chain isoform X1: MREIVHIQAGQCGNQIGAKFWEVISDEHGIDPSGNYVGDSDLQLERISVYYNEASSHKYVPRAILVDLEPGTMDSVRSGAFGHLFRPDNFIFGQSGAGNNWAKGHYTEGAELVDSVLDVVRKECENCDCLQGFQLTHSLGGGTGSGMGTLLISKVREEYPDRIMNTFSVVPSPKVSDTVVEPYNATLSIHQLVENTDETYCIDNEALYDICFRTLKLATPTYGDLNHLVSATMSGVTTSLRFPGQLNADLRKLAVNMVPFPRLHFFMPGFAPLTARGSQQYRALTVPELTQQMFDAKNMMAACDPRHGRYLTVATVFRGRMSMKEVDEQMLAIQSKNSSYFVEWIPNNVKVAVCDIPPRGLKMSSTFIGNSTAIQELFKRISEQFTAMFRRKAFLHWYTGEGMDEMEFTEAESNMNDLVSEYQQYQDATAEEEGEMYEDDEEESEAQGAK, encoded by the exons TTTTGGGAAGTGATCAGTGATGAACATGGCATAGATCCCAGTGGTAACTATGTGGGTGACTCAGACCTGCAGCTGGAGAGGATCAGTGTTTACTACAATGAAGCCTCAT CTCACAAGTATGTGCCCAGGGCCATCCTAGTGGACCTCGAGCCTGGAACCATGGACAGCGTTCGATCTGGTGCTTTTGGTCATCTCTTCAGACCTGACAACTTCATCTTTG GTCAGAGTGGTGCTGGGAACAACTGGGCCAAGGGTCACTACACTGAGGGGGCTGAACTGGTGGATTCAGTGCTAGATGTGGTGAGGAAAGAGTGCGAGAACTGTGACTGTCTTCAGGGGTTCCAGCTCACTCATTCCTTGGGTGGGGGCACTGGCTCAGGTATGGGCACCCTTCTCATCAGCAAGGTCCGGGAGGAGTACCCTGACCGAATCATGAACACTTTCAGTGTGGTACCCTCCCCTAAAGTCTCCGACACAGTGGTGGAGCCCTACAACGCAACCCTGTCCATCCACCAGCTGGTGGAGAACACAGACGAGACCTATTGCATCGACAATGAAGCCCTTTACGACATCTGCTTCCGCACCCTCAAGCTAGCCACCCCCACCTATGGTGACCTCAACCACCTGGTTTCTGCCACCATGAGTGGTGTCACCACTTCCTTGCGCTTCCCTGGCCAGCTCAATGCCGATCTCCGGAAACTGGCTGTCAACATGGTGCCATTCCCCCGCCTACACTTCTTCATGCCTGGCTTTGCCCCACTCACAGCCCGTGGCAGCCAGCAGTATCGAGCTCTAACAGTCCCTGAGCTCACCCAACAGATGTTTGATGCCAAGAATATGATGGCAGCCTGCGACCCTCGCCACGGACGCTATCTGACAGTGGCTACTGTCTTCCGCGGCCGAATGTCCATGAAGGAAGTAGATGAGCAGATGTTGGCCATCCAGAGCAAGAACAGCAGCTATTTTGTGGAATGGATCCCCAACAATGTGAAGGTGGCTGTCTGTGACATCCCACCCCGTGGCCTGAAGATGTCTTCTACTTTCATTGGCAATAGCACAGCCATACAGGAGCTCTTCAAACGGATCTCTGAGCAGTTCACTGCCATGTTCCGTCGCAAGGCCTTCCTTCACTGGTACACCGGGGAGGGGATGGATGAGATGGAGTTCACAGAAGCCGAGAGCAACATGAATGACTTGGTGTCCGAGTACCAGCAGTACCAGGATGCCAcagcagaggaggaaggagagatgtATGAGGATGATGAAGAAGAAT
- the TUBB3 gene encoding tubulin beta-3 chain isoform X2: MDSVRSGAFGHLFRPDNFIFGQSGAGNNWAKGHYTEGAELVDSVLDVVRKECENCDCLQGFQLTHSLGGGTGSGMGTLLISKVREEYPDRIMNTFSVVPSPKVSDTVVEPYNATLSIHQLVENTDETYCIDNEALYDICFRTLKLATPTYGDLNHLVSATMSGVTTSLRFPGQLNADLRKLAVNMVPFPRLHFFMPGFAPLTARGSQQYRALTVPELTQQMFDAKNMMAACDPRHGRYLTVATVFRGRMSMKEVDEQMLAIQSKNSSYFVEWIPNNVKVAVCDIPPRGLKMSSTFIGNSTAIQELFKRISEQFTAMFRRKAFLHWYTGEGMDEMEFTEAESNMNDLVSEYQQYQDATAEEEGEMYEDDEEESEAQGAK; this comes from the exons ATGGACAGCGTTCGATCTGGTGCTTTTGGTCATCTCTTCAGACCTGACAACTTCATCTTTG GTCAGAGTGGTGCTGGGAACAACTGGGCCAAGGGTCACTACACTGAGGGGGCTGAACTGGTGGATTCAGTGCTAGATGTGGTGAGGAAAGAGTGCGAGAACTGTGACTGTCTTCAGGGGTTCCAGCTCACTCATTCCTTGGGTGGGGGCACTGGCTCAGGTATGGGCACCCTTCTCATCAGCAAGGTCCGGGAGGAGTACCCTGACCGAATCATGAACACTTTCAGTGTGGTACCCTCCCCTAAAGTCTCCGACACAGTGGTGGAGCCCTACAACGCAACCCTGTCCATCCACCAGCTGGTGGAGAACACAGACGAGACCTATTGCATCGACAATGAAGCCCTTTACGACATCTGCTTCCGCACCCTCAAGCTAGCCACCCCCACCTATGGTGACCTCAACCACCTGGTTTCTGCCACCATGAGTGGTGTCACCACTTCCTTGCGCTTCCCTGGCCAGCTCAATGCCGATCTCCGGAAACTGGCTGTCAACATGGTGCCATTCCCCCGCCTACACTTCTTCATGCCTGGCTTTGCCCCACTCACAGCCCGTGGCAGCCAGCAGTATCGAGCTCTAACAGTCCCTGAGCTCACCCAACAGATGTTTGATGCCAAGAATATGATGGCAGCCTGCGACCCTCGCCACGGACGCTATCTGACAGTGGCTACTGTCTTCCGCGGCCGAATGTCCATGAAGGAAGTAGATGAGCAGATGTTGGCCATCCAGAGCAAGAACAGCAGCTATTTTGTGGAATGGATCCCCAACAATGTGAAGGTGGCTGTCTGTGACATCCCACCCCGTGGCCTGAAGATGTCTTCTACTTTCATTGGCAATAGCACAGCCATACAGGAGCTCTTCAAACGGATCTCTGAGCAGTTCACTGCCATGTTCCGTCGCAAGGCCTTCCTTCACTGGTACACCGGGGAGGGGATGGATGAGATGGAGTTCACAGAAGCCGAGAGCAACATGAATGACTTGGTGTCCGAGTACCAGCAGTACCAGGATGCCAcagcagaggaggaaggagagatgtATGAGGATGATGAAGAAGAAT